The Hyphomicrobium sp. MC1 genome window below encodes:
- a CDS encoding IS1182 family transposase, translating into MMGRREHGQAQLFYAFDLDDAVPQDHLVRGIAAVLDLSWLHVELAPHYSNTGRPSIDPELLIRMLVLGYVFAIRSERQLVCEVQVNLAYRWFCGLGIEDKVPDHSAFSRARNERFRDSNVLRVVFERVVAACIRARLVGGEGFAVDASLIEADANKCRSKPGSEWDKDIDASTARRAVREYFETLDDAAYGKASPVAPKFVAASDPAAQWTGAQKSKAIFAYADNYLIDTKHGIIVDVEASRAIRQAEVGASRTMIARTERRFGLKPDWLAADTAYGSAENLAWLVEEKGIAPHVPVIDKSAREDGTFSRSDFMYDAKRDCYVCPAGAELTTTGRVRDGGTLAYLASVNDCRVCPLKSRCCPKTPQRKVPRSIHEAARDVARHIAETKAYEQTRRQRKKVEMLFAHLKRILRMGRLRLRGPRGVQDEFTLAAIAQNLRRMARLTAQAAAA; encoded by the coding sequence ATGATGGGACGTCGGGAGCATGGCCAGGCGCAGTTGTTTTATGCGTTCGATCTCGATGATGCCGTTCCGCAAGACCATCTGGTGCGCGGCATCGCAGCTGTTCTCGACTTGAGTTGGCTGCACGTTGAACTTGCGCCGCACTATTCCAACACCGGCCGGCCGTCGATCGATCCGGAACTCTTGATCCGGATGCTCGTCCTCGGCTACGTCTTCGCGATCCGATCCGAACGACAACTCGTCTGCGAGGTTCAGGTCAATCTCGCGTATCGCTGGTTCTGTGGGCTTGGCATCGAAGACAAAGTTCCCGATCACTCGGCATTCTCGCGTGCCCGTAACGAACGCTTCCGCGACAGCAATGTGCTCCGCGTTGTGTTCGAACGCGTGGTCGCAGCTTGTATCAGAGCGCGCCTGGTGGGCGGGGAAGGTTTCGCCGTCGACGCCAGCCTCATCGAGGCCGATGCCAACAAGTGCCGCTCGAAGCCAGGTTCGGAGTGGGACAAAGATATCGATGCCTCGACGGCGCGACGCGCGGTGCGGGAGTATTTTGAAACCCTCGATGATGCCGCGTACGGCAAGGCGTCGCCAGTCGCGCCGAAGTTCGTCGCAGCATCTGATCCGGCGGCCCAGTGGACTGGCGCGCAGAAGAGCAAGGCGATCTTTGCCTATGCCGACAACTATCTGATCGATACCAAGCACGGCATCATCGTCGATGTCGAAGCCTCGCGCGCAATCCGACAGGCTGAGGTTGGTGCATCACGCACCATGATCGCCCGCACCGAACGGCGCTTCGGGTTGAAGCCTGACTGGCTAGCGGCCGATACCGCTTATGGCTCGGCCGAAAATCTTGCTTGGCTGGTCGAGGAAAAAGGCATCGCGCCGCATGTCCCGGTGATCGACAAGTCCGCGCGAGAGGATGGCACATTCAGTCGGTCAGACTTCATGTACGATGCCAAGCGAGATTGCTATGTCTGCCCGGCCGGTGCCGAGCTGACCACAACCGGCCGCGTTCGCGATGGCGGCACGCTTGCCTACCTAGCAAGCGTCAATGACTGCCGCGTCTGCCCATTGAAGTCGCGATGCTGTCCGAAGACGCCGCAGAGAAAAGTCCCGCGCAGCATCCATGAGGCAGCCCGTGACGTTGCCCGCCACATCGCCGAAACCAAGGCCTATGAACAGACGCGACGCCAGCGAAAGAAAGTCGAGATGCTGTTTGCGCACTTGAAGCGCATCTTGAGGATGGGGCGCCTGCGGTTGCGTGGACCGAGGGGCGTCCAGGACGAGTTCACTCTCGCCGCCATCGCTCAGAACCTCCGACGGATGGCTAGGTTGACTGCCCAAGCCGCAGCAGCGTGA
- a CDS encoding DUF1254 domain-containing protein: MKKSLFTLILTLASSFPALAETASPSPSIPVTADNFIRAESDLYFSGIVQNGGFGKFDHTREPAPIDKQTVIRLNRDTLYSSAVFDLDAGPVTITLPNAGDRFMSMQVFDEDQYTHEVYHEAGSYTLTRKAIGTRYVAVAVRTLVDPSNPEDVKQVHALQDAIKVEKEVLGKFEVPNWDQTSQKKVRDALLVLASTLTDTKRMYGSKDEVDPVRYLIGAANGWGANPPNEALYLNITPPKNDGTTIYKLKVKDVPVDGFWSVSVYNADGYYEPNTLNAYSLNNITAKKGDDGSVAIQFGGCDGKIANCFPIVKGWNYMVRLYRPRPEILDGRWTFPEAQPAN, encoded by the coding sequence ATGAAGAAATCATTGTTCACGTTAATACTGACTCTCGCGTCCAGCTTCCCCGCCCTGGCCGAGACTGCCTCACCATCGCCGTCCATTCCAGTTACGGCCGACAACTTTATTCGAGCGGAATCGGATCTGTACTTCTCCGGCATCGTCCAGAACGGCGGCTTCGGCAAGTTCGATCATACGCGTGAGCCCGCTCCCATCGACAAGCAGACCGTCATCCGCCTTAATCGCGATACGCTATATTCTTCCGCCGTGTTCGATCTCGATGCCGGTCCAGTGACGATCACGCTGCCCAATGCTGGCGATCGTTTTATGTCGATGCAGGTGTTTGACGAAGACCAGTATACCCATGAAGTGTATCACGAAGCCGGCTCGTACACGCTGACCAGAAAAGCGATCGGCACACGCTACGTGGCGGTCGCTGTGCGCACCCTGGTCGATCCCTCGAACCCTGAAGATGTCAAACAGGTTCATGCCCTTCAGGATGCGATCAAGGTTGAGAAAGAGGTCTTGGGGAAATTCGAGGTCCCAAACTGGGACCAGACCAGTCAGAAAAAGGTGCGCGACGCACTACTTGTTCTTGCGTCGACCCTGACCGACACAAAACGCATGTATGGCAGCAAGGACGAGGTCGATCCGGTGCGTTATCTCATCGGTGCGGCCAATGGCTGGGGCGCCAATCCGCCTAATGAGGCGCTCTATCTCAACATCACGCCACCTAAGAACGATGGCACCACGATCTATAAGCTGAAAGTCAAGGATGTGCCGGTCGACGGCTTCTGGTCGGTCAGCGTCTATAACGCGGACGGCTATTATGAGCCCAACACCCTCAATGCCTATTCGCTGAACAACATCACCGCAAAGAAGGGCGACGACGGCTCGGTCGCCATTCAATTCGGCGGTTGCGACGGCAAGATCGCCAACTGCTTTCCGATCGTGAAGGGATGGAACTACATGGTGCGCCTCTATCGGCCGCGCCCAGAGATACTCGACGGAAGGTGGACATTCCCCGAGGCGCAGCCGGCGAACTAA
- a CDS encoding DUF1254 domain-containing protein yields MRPNVLGIAGLATVVLGMAVETATAADLAISAREARAIAKEATIYGFPLVDNYRIQYSYFVDRDNPEYKAPWNTINNVARVFKPDDKAIQTPNSDTPYSQLGADLRAEPIVITVPAVEKDRYYSLQFIDMYTHNFAYVGSRATGNEAGSFLLAGPRWTGEAPKGVKAVIRSETDFDFVLYRTQLKNSADIEAVKAVQAGYKVQTLSQFLGKTPNAVPDIVFVKPLTAEEQRTSPAFFNILSFVLQFCPTHPSETALMARFAKLGIGGGKKFDVQALAPDIRQAVQDGMADAWKDFAKFKKTAIDTGKRPSSDAFGTREFLKNDYMVRMSGAVLGIYGNSKEEALYPAYFTDANGQSLDATSQRYTLRFAPGALPPANAFWSVTMYELPSSLLSANPLNRYLINSPMLPGLKKDADGGITLYLQHETPGKDKEANWLPAPKGPFWIVMRLYWPKPEALDGRWKAPALELAK; encoded by the coding sequence ATGAGACCCAACGTTCTCGGTATCGCGGGGTTGGCCACCGTTGTATTGGGCATGGCTGTGGAGACGGCGACAGCGGCGGATCTGGCCATCTCTGCACGCGAGGCTCGCGCCATCGCAAAGGAAGCCACTATCTACGGCTTCCCGCTCGTCGACAACTATCGCATTCAGTACTCATACTTCGTCGATCGCGACAATCCCGAGTACAAGGCGCCGTGGAACACGATCAACAACGTGGCGCGGGTCTTCAAGCCGGACGACAAAGCAATCCAGACACCCAACTCGGATACGCCGTATTCCCAGCTCGGCGCCGATCTCAGGGCCGAGCCCATCGTCATCACTGTTCCGGCCGTCGAGAAGGATCGCTACTACTCCCTACAATTCATCGATATGTATACGCACAACTTTGCCTATGTTGGCAGCAGAGCGACCGGGAACGAAGCGGGAAGCTTTCTCCTCGCCGGTCCGCGGTGGACGGGAGAGGCTCCCAAGGGGGTCAAGGCGGTGATCCGCTCCGAGACCGACTTTGATTTTGTGCTCTATCGAACGCAGCTCAAAAATTCCGCGGACATCGAGGCCGTAAAAGCCGTTCAGGCAGGCTACAAAGTGCAGACCTTGTCACAGTTTCTGGGCAAGACGCCCAACGCTGTTCCAGACATTGTTTTCGTGAAGCCGCTCACTGCCGAGGAGCAGCGCACATCGCCCGCGTTCTTCAACATTCTGAGCTTCGTACTTCAATTCTGTCCGACGCACCCGAGTGAAACCGCCCTCATGGCTCGTTTTGCCAAGCTCGGCATCGGCGGTGGCAAGAAGTTCGACGTGCAGGCCCTCGCTCCCGACATACGTCAGGCTGTCCAGGATGGAATGGCAGATGCCTGGAAAGATTTTGCCAAGTTCAAGAAGACCGCGATTGACACGGGCAAAAGGCCGAGCAGCGACGCCTTCGGCACCCGTGAGTTCTTGAAGAACGATTACATGGTCCGCATGTCCGGAGCCGTTCTCGGCATCTATGGAAACAGCAAGGAGGAAGCGCTCTATCCGGCCTACTTCACAGACGCGAATGGACAGTCGCTCGATGCGACCAGTCAACGCTATACGCTGCGCTTTGCGCCGGGCGCGCTGCCGCCCGCCAACGCATTCTGGTCAGTGACGATGTACGAGCTGCCCTCGAGCCTTCTCAGTGCCAATCCACTCAACCGGTATCTCATCAACTCGCCGATGTTACCTGGGCTCAAGAAGGATGCTGACGGCGGCATAACCCTCTACTTGCAGCATGAAACGCCCGGCAAGGACAAAGAGGCGAACTGGCTGCCTGCACCGAAGGGTCCGTTCTGGATTGTCATGCGCCTCTACTGGCCAAAGCCCGAGGCGCTTGACGGGCGGTGGAAAGCTCCCGCGCTCGAACTTGCGAAGTGA
- a CDS encoding response regulator transcription factor — translation MKQLPSALIVEDDPSFRMSLAEELEATFNTVAASSADEALDVLEQRGDICVVFTSLLIPGSIDGIELAHYIRKRWPPAILVVTSGRHVSKADLPTGRTFIAKTHEPHELSLLVRDVRRCLTEISPANLPSASVHSAEQITFRRLQSPFHETNGAGFTQETNTWTLVADAASGDLCVEHQWSYVDPFGQGNPDRGTSTVSVESFLTGNADDDVKQKLRDILLSPPAL, via the coding sequence ATGAAGCAGCTGCCAAGCGCATTGATCGTGGAAGATGATCCATCATTTCGCATGAGCTTGGCTGAAGAATTAGAGGCGACTTTCAATACTGTCGCTGCAAGTTCGGCCGACGAAGCCTTAGATGTGTTAGAACAACGAGGCGACATCTGCGTCGTCTTCACTAGCCTCCTAATCCCTGGATCAATCGACGGCATTGAACTTGCTCATTACATCCGCAAACGTTGGCCGCCTGCGATCTTGGTAGTTACTTCCGGTCGGCACGTTTCCAAGGCTGATCTTCCGACGGGGCGTACGTTCATTGCAAAAACGCATGAGCCACATGAACTCTCATTGTTGGTGAGAGATGTACGACGGTGCTTAACAGAGATTTCCCCCGCAAACCTTCCAAGTGCCAGCGTGCATTCGGCAGAGCAGATTACGTTTCGCAGACTGCAGAGCCCATTCCACGAGACAAATGGCGCGGGCTTCACGCAGGAGACAAACACTTGGACGTTAGTGGCTGATGCTGCCTCTGGTGATCTATGCGTCGAGCATCAGTGGTCGTACGTCGATCCTTTTGGACAAGGCAACCCGGATCGCGGAACGTCTACCGTGTCGGTCGAAAGCTTTCTGACGGGCAATGCAGACGACGACGTAAAGCAGAAGCTGAGAGATATTCTGCTAAGCCCGCCTGCACTTTGA
- a CDS encoding H-NS family nucleoid-associated regulatory protein: protein MATINIEKLSLKELVALDHKLKIAISEVRAREKAELKKKLAVLASEHGYSVSELVGVSGRGASKTKGIAKYANPDDPSDTWTGRGRKPRWVIARLKKGAKMSDFEILRASKLNKYSDNELSELWSLCLGFLSGPASGSCGIGADVCDRRRYRYEASS from the coding sequence GTGGCAACAATCAATATTGAAAAGCTCAGCTTAAAAGAACTGGTCGCCCTAGATCACAAGCTAAAAATCGCAATCTCCGAGGTAAGAGCCCGCGAGAAAGCTGAACTCAAGAAAAAGCTTGCAGTATTGGCAAGCGAGCACGGATATTCAGTTTCCGAGCTTGTTGGCGTGAGTGGTCGCGGAGCGAGCAAGACGAAGGGCATCGCAAAGTACGCAAACCCTGATGATCCGAGCGACACTTGGACGGGACGGGGCCGTAAGCCCAGGTGGGTAATCGCGAGGCTTAAGAAGGGCGCGAAGATGTCGGATTTTGAAATCTTACGCGCTTCCAAGCTGAATAAATATTCAGACAACGAATTATCGGAACTCTGGAGCCTCTGCCTCGGTTTTCTCAGCGGTCCGGCGTCGGGCTCGTGTGGGATTGGCGCCGACGTGTGTGATCGGAGGAGATACCGATATGAAGCTTCTTCTTAA
- a CDS encoding SOS response-associated peptidase, whose protein sequence is MCGKFTQLSSWQDVRSFSQPLAETDTEVVSTPMRFANIIRLNEQGEREVVPMCWGFAGKGDKNPSRPKHMHARSETIDRLPTFANAFAHGRGILVVYTFNEGEELPNGKTKQWVITPNDGQPIAIAVICEKWTKGDETLDTFIQVTTPANTLISKITDRMPAILRPEDWEVWLGEREGGPEDVKMVLRTFDDGGNWTMTEQAPSRQPLKSKKDEGQAGLF, encoded by the coding sequence ATGTGCGGTAAGTTCACACAACTTTCGTCATGGCAAGACGTCCGCTCGTTCTCCCAGCCACTCGCAGAGACCGATACCGAAGTCGTCTCAACCCCTATGCGCTTCGCCAATATCATTCGCTTGAACGAACAGGGCGAACGTGAAGTCGTGCCGATGTGTTGGGGCTTCGCCGGCAAAGGTGACAAGAACCCCTCTCGGCCGAAGCATATGCACGCGCGCTCGGAGACAATCGACCGCCTGCCGACGTTCGCCAACGCGTTCGCGCACGGTCGCGGCATTCTCGTCGTCTACACGTTCAACGAAGGCGAAGAGCTACCCAATGGAAAAACCAAGCAATGGGTCATCACGCCGAACGACGGACAGCCGATTGCGATAGCTGTGATCTGTGAGAAGTGGACGAAGGGCGATGAAACGTTAGACACGTTCATTCAGGTTACGACACCAGCCAACACGCTCATATCGAAAATCACCGACAGAATGCCCGCCATCCTTCGACCGGAAGATTGGGAGGTGTGGCTAGGCGAGCGTGAAGGCGGTCCAGAAGACGTGAAGATGGTTCTTCGCACGTTCGACGACGGCGGCAACTGGACGATGACTGAGCAAGCGCCGAGCCGACAACCTTTGAAGTCGAAGAAGGATGAAGGGCAGGCGGGGCTATTTTAG